Below is a window of Nocardia asteroides DNA.
CCACGCTGCTGCGCACCGCTGTCGGCCTGTTGCCCACCAAGTCGGGCACCATCACCTTCGACGGCGAGAAGATCACCAAGCTCTCCCCCTCGCAGCGGGTCAAACGCGGTATCGCCTACGTGCCGCAGGGGCAGCAGAGCTTCCCCCAGCTCACCACCGCCGAGAACTTGCAGGTCGTGGCCGACGGGCGCAAGCGGGGCAAGGCGCTGATCGAGGAATCGCTCACGCTGTTCCCGGCCCTGCGTGAGCTGCTCACCCGCAAGGCGGGCCTGCTCTCCGGCGGCCAGCGCCAGCAGCTGGCCATCGCCCGCGCGCTGATCACCGAGCCCAAGCTGCTCATCCTGGACGAGCCCACCGAGGGCATCCAGCCGTCGGTGGTGGCCGAGATCGAACGCACCATCATCGAGCTCACCCAGCGTGGCGGGCTCAGCGTGCTGCTGGTGGAACAGCACATCGGCTTCGCGTTGCAGGCCGCGCAGCAGTACTACGTGCTGCACTCGGGGCATCTCGGGTCGTCCGGGGCGGGCGGCGCGGGCGCGGAATCCGCGGTGCGCGCGGCGATGGCGATCTGAACGCAGCGGCGAGATGCCACGCGGGGGCACGGGCGGCGACGAACCGCCCGCGGGCGGTCGGGTGCCGCTGGCCGAGCGCGTCTACGTCGCGCTGCGCGACGACCTGGCCGTCGGGTCCATCTCACCGGCCGAGCGGTTGCGCGCGGAACGGCTGGCGCGCCGCTACGGCGTCTCGCGCACTCCGGTGCGCGAGGCGCTGGCCCGGCTCCAGGCCGACGGACTGGTCCGGCGTCACCCGGA
It encodes the following:
- the urtE gene encoding urea ABC transporter ATP-binding subunit UrtE, which encodes MLELHEIHSGYGRTEVIHGVTMTVPDDSVVAIMGHNGAGKTTLLRTAVGLLPTKSGTITFDGEKITKLSPSQRVKRGIAYVPQGQQSFPQLTTAENLQVVADGRKRGKALIEESLTLFPALRELLTRKAGLLSGGQRQQLAIARALITEPKLLILDEPTEGIQPSVVAEIERTIIELTQRGGLSVLLVEQHIGFALQAAQQYYVLHSGHLGSSGAGGAGAESAVRAAMAI